A window of the bacterium genome harbors these coding sequences:
- a CDS encoding ATP-binding protein — MTESATPQGLEPTASTTGAQRPAVHRRISTQLYAGIFGTVVLTIVASVVSWISFSNVDDSQRRVSEESVPELAGAFGLAEFSNALVAAAPRLTTAPSNQFTTISAEVATAQREFNDHFRPLAQANPADIHVQEISAAADELEKNITTITADMPHFYSLTRKIEQLQVEIPTLSDAANSIILPAIDDQLFFQVTGYRDRVSDPIDPMTRTSGGELLLYRHLNALQADVAQASELMGSALIASEVAFVEPLTESFESVDDRIQISLSAIAESEMVPGLEPAVNDLLALGKDDESAFQVSVDRLEIIARQDRLLAENQALAVDLLDEVHAIVQTAQAGADQATENSAQTINTARILLVIISVIGVIGAGLISWLFVGRVLLRRIGRLSGRMRTLAKGDLEEEIEVSGRDEIAEMASALEVFRRHALEIQRLNLVEQLAQELSERNDELQEVLEELSQAQDQIVAREKLAALGEVTAGVAHEIRNPLNFINNFSAASAELLEEMAEIYEDIIDNLSDEDKDLIEEINQDLNDNLERIQSHGKRANRIVQDMLLMGRGGGETQMTDINDLIHEHSLLAYHSARAQDPEFQVLLEEEFDPDMGQLEVVPQDLGRVFLNFVANAGYATNKKQKELIDAGTVGDYTPTVVLKSRRTDESAILSVRDNGSGIPPDVAAKIFDPFFTTKPTNEGTGLGLALSNDIIREHGGTITVNSEPGEFTEMVVELPLTQAKTTPLVGDGAGIDADDA; from the coding sequence GTGACCGAGTCAGCCACCCCGCAGGGCCTCGAACCCACCGCCAGCACGACTGGCGCCCAGCGGCCCGCGGTCCATCGCCGGATCTCCACCCAGCTGTACGCCGGGATCTTTGGAACGGTGGTGCTCACCATTGTGGCCAGCGTTGTGAGTTGGATCTCCTTCTCCAATGTGGACGACAGCCAAAGACGGGTGAGCGAGGAGAGCGTGCCCGAGCTGGCCGGTGCGTTCGGGCTGGCTGAGTTCAGCAACGCCCTCGTTGCAGCCGCCCCTCGGCTCACCACCGCACCTTCTAACCAATTCACCACCATTTCTGCCGAGGTAGCCACCGCCCAGCGGGAATTCAACGACCATTTCAGACCGCTCGCCCAAGCAAATCCGGCTGATATCCACGTTCAGGAAATCTCCGCGGCCGCCGATGAGTTGGAGAAGAACATCACCACCATCACGGCCGATATGCCCCACTTCTACAGCCTGACCCGAAAGATCGAGCAGCTTCAGGTCGAGATTCCAACTCTGTCCGATGCCGCCAACAGCATCATCCTCCCCGCCATCGACGACCAGCTGTTCTTCCAGGTCACTGGCTATCGAGATCGGGTATCCGACCCGATTGACCCTATGACCCGCACATCGGGAGGCGAGTTGCTCCTTTACCGACATCTCAATGCCCTCCAGGCCGACGTCGCCCAAGCCTCCGAACTCATGGGCAGCGCCCTTATCGCCTCTGAGGTTGCCTTTGTCGAGCCGCTGACTGAGAGCTTCGAGTCGGTTGATGACCGAATCCAGATCAGCCTCTCCGCCATTGCCGAATCGGAAATGGTTCCGGGGCTGGAGCCGGCAGTCAATGATCTCTTGGCTCTGGGGAAGGACGACGAGAGTGCATTTCAGGTATCGGTAGACCGCTTGGAGATCATTGCGCGCCAAGACAGGCTGCTGGCCGAGAACCAGGCGCTGGCCGTGGATCTCCTCGACGAGGTCCACGCCATCGTCCAAACAGCCCAGGCTGGGGCCGACCAGGCCACTGAAAATTCAGCGCAAACCATCAACACGGCCCGCATCCTCTTGGTGATAATCAGCGTCATCGGCGTCATTGGAGCGGGGCTGATCAGCTGGCTCTTCGTCGGGCGGGTCCTCTTGCGCCGGATCGGACGGCTCTCCGGTCGCATGCGGACCCTGGCCAAGGGCGACTTGGAAGAGGAGATTGAGGTCAGCGGCCGCGACGAGATCGCCGAGATGGCGTCAGCCTTAGAAGTGTTCCGTCGCCACGCGCTGGAAATCCAGCGGCTGAACCTGGTGGAGCAGTTGGCCCAGGAGTTGAGCGAGCGCAACGACGAGCTGCAAGAGGTGCTGGAAGAGCTGAGCCAGGCCCAAGATCAGATCGTGGCCCGGGAGAAGTTGGCCGCGCTGGGCGAGGTCACCGCCGGCGTAGCCCACGAGATCCGCAATCCGCTCAATTTCATCAACAACTTCTCCGCAGCTTCGGCTGAGCTGCTGGAAGAGATGGCCGAGATCTACGAGGACATAATCGACAATCTCTCCGATGAGGACAAAGACCTCATCGAGGAAATCAACCAAGATCTCAACGACAACCTAGAGCGCATCCAATCCCACGGAAAGAGGGCCAATCGAATAGTTCAGGACATGCTGTTGATGGGCCGGGGTGGAGGCGAGACCCAGATGACCGACATCAACGATCTCATCCACGAGCATTCACTGCTGGCCTACCACAGCGCCCGAGCCCAGGATCCCGAGTTCCAAGTCTTGTTGGAGGAAGAGTTCGACCCGGACATGGGGCAGTTGGAGGTTGTCCCCCAAGATCTCGGAAGAGTGTTCTTGAACTTTGTGGCCAACGCCGGCTACGCCACCAACAAGAAGCAAAAGGAATTGATCGACGCCGGAACAGTGGGCGACTACACCCCTACCGTGGTGTTGAAGAGCCGACGCACCGACGAAAGCGCCATCCTCAGCGTCCGGGACAACGGCAGCGGTATTCCTCCAGACGTGGCCGCCAAGATCTTCGATCCGTTCTTCACCACCAAGCCCACCAACGAAGGCACCGGCCTGGGCCTGGCGCTGTCCAACGACATCATCCGGGAGCACGGCGGCACCATCACTGTCAACTCCGAGCCGGGCGAATTCACCGAGATGGTGGTGGAACTGCCGCTGACCCAGGCCAAGACCACCCCTCTAGTCGGAGACGGCGCTGGCATCGACGCAGACGACGCTTAG
- a CDS encoding NTP transferase domain-containing protein, with product MFTLVVMAAGLGLRFGGTKQLAQVGPNGEAFLDFAIADARAAGANRVVLIVRSDIEADVQRHFEIRGGLPDSLDVAYVRQDAHGPSRPKPWGTAHAVLSAAEAVSGPFMVCNADDYYGPTAYAALAHAMEGMADNQAWLCGYHLNHTLPAEGTVTRGVCQVEGDRLVGIVEQEGISRADNAFSEGTIVSMNLWAFSPMFLDVLREGFGRFLDEHGDNPSAEYLLPHAVAEEMEKGALTVRVVTTDETWIGVTNPDDLEIARTALRSR from the coding sequence ATGTTCACGTTGGTGGTGATGGCTGCGGGGCTGGGGTTGCGATTCGGCGGCACCAAGCAACTGGCCCAGGTGGGGCCCAACGGGGAGGCGTTCTTGGACTTCGCCATCGCCGACGCCCGGGCCGCGGGGGCCAATCGGGTTGTCCTCATCGTGCGCAGCGATATCGAAGCCGACGTCCAACGGCACTTCGAGATTCGTGGTGGGCTGCCCGACAGTCTCGATGTGGCCTATGTGCGCCAAGACGCGCACGGCCCGTCCCGCCCCAAACCGTGGGGCACCGCCCATGCCGTGCTATCGGCCGCCGAAGCGGTATCCGGTCCGTTCATGGTGTGCAACGCCGACGACTACTACGGCCCTACTGCATATGCCGCCCTCGCCCACGCCATGGAGGGGATGGCCGACAACCAGGCCTGGCTGTGCGGCTACCACCTAAACCACACCTTGCCAGCCGAGGGCACCGTGACCCGCGGCGTGTGCCAGGTTGAGGGCGACCGCCTTGTCGGCATCGTCGAACAAGAAGGCATCTCCCGTGCCGACAACGCCTTCTCCGAAGGCACCATCGTGTCCATGAACCTATGGGCGTTCTCCCCGATGTTCTTGGACGTGTTGCGGGAGGGCTTCGGTCGATTCCTCGACGAACACGGCGACAACCCCTCGGCCGAATACCTCCTCCCCCACGCCGTCGCAGAAGAAATGGAGAAAGGCGCTCTCACCGTCCGTGTAGTCACCACCGACGAAACCTGGATCGGGGTCACCAACCCCGACGACCTCGAAATCGCCCGCACCGCCCTCAGGTCCCGCTGA
- a CDS encoding OB-fold domain-containing protein, with product MSDEMTDEQKEAFVAKLRKEVGNTGTPTIARDPVNQPMIRHWCDAMEDANPLYTDPDTASQGPHGEIVAPASMLNAWTMIGLIPRVNDPKDPASGVYAMLDEAGYVGVVATNCEHVYHRYLKLGDHLTGVVKLVDVSDEKQTALGIGHFVTTETEYHDQHGNHVGSMFFRILKFRPGTGRTANSGGDGNSGTERPPRPRPSRNQDTDFFWQGSRVGELRIQQCLKCGRLQHPPGNRCPACGATDMDYTTASGKGTLYSYVVAHHPRVPSFDYPLNIGLVELEEGVRLVTNITDCDADQLKVGMPLQAWHMQTHDDVSIPVFRPARVARSATTLTFDEVSVGDELPLCPIPLTPTLIVSTAIASRDYQDVHHDRDMALKKGSEDIFMNILTSSGLSARYISDWAGPDAVFKNLKIRLGAPNYPYDCMTMSGSVTAKREADGEAIAEVSFRGQNSRGPHVTGTADLALPRA from the coding sequence ATGAGCGATGAGATGACCGACGAGCAGAAGGAAGCGTTCGTCGCCAAGCTCCGAAAGGAGGTCGGGAATACCGGCACTCCGACTATCGCTCGGGACCCGGTCAACCAGCCCATGATCCGCCACTGGTGCGATGCCATGGAGGACGCCAACCCCCTCTACACCGACCCCGACACCGCCAGCCAAGGTCCTCATGGTGAGATCGTCGCCCCTGCGTCCATGCTCAACGCCTGGACCATGATCGGCCTGATCCCCCGGGTCAACGACCCCAAAGATCCTGCTTCCGGGGTGTACGCCATGCTGGACGAAGCCGGCTATGTCGGAGTGGTGGCCACCAACTGCGAACACGTCTATCACCGCTATCTCAAGTTGGGCGACCATCTCACCGGCGTCGTCAAGCTGGTAGACGTGTCCGATGAGAAGCAGACCGCTCTAGGCATCGGCCATTTCGTCACCACCGAGACCGAATACCACGACCAGCACGGCAACCACGTCGGCTCCATGTTCTTCCGCATCCTCAAATTCCGCCCCGGCACCGGGCGAACCGCCAATTCCGGGGGCGACGGCAACTCCGGCACCGAGCGTCCGCCCCGCCCTCGCCCCAGCCGCAACCAGGACACCGACTTCTTCTGGCAGGGCAGCCGAGTCGGGGAGCTGCGCATTCAGCAGTGCCTCAAGTGCGGGCGCCTCCAACACCCGCCCGGCAACCGCTGCCCGGCCTGCGGCGCCACCGACATGGATTACACCACTGCATCCGGGAAGGGCACGCTGTACTCATACGTGGTGGCCCATCACCCTCGGGTGCCCTCCTTCGACTACCCGCTGAACATCGGGCTGGTGGAGCTGGAAGAGGGTGTCCGCCTCGTCACCAACATCACCGACTGCGACGCCGATCAGCTCAAGGTGGGCATGCCGCTTCAGGCCTGGCACATGCAGACCCACGATGATGTGAGCATTCCGGTATTCCGACCCGCCCGGGTGGCCCGAAGCGCAACCACGCTGACCTTCGACGAGGTGAGCGTGGGCGACGAACTGCCGCTGTGCCCGATTCCCCTCACCCCCACGCTGATCGTTTCCACTGCCATCGCCTCACGCGACTACCAAGATGTCCATCACGACCGGGACATGGCCCTCAAGAAGGGCTCCGAGGACATCTTCATGAACATCCTCACGTCCAGCGGCCTCTCGGCCCGCTACATCAGCGACTGGGCCGGACCGGACGCCGTTTTCAAGAACCTGAAGATCCGCCTCGGCGCCCCCAACTACCCCTACGACTGCATGACCATGTCGGGATCGGTCACCGCCAAGCGGGAGGCCGACGGCGAGGCCATCGCCGAGGTGTCATTTCGGGGCCAGAACAGCCGGGGTCCCCATGTGACCGGAACCGCCGACCTGGCCCTGCCCAGAGCGTAG
- a CDS encoding nuclear transport factor 2 family protein, which yields MTSHEQAVRSIKALMYVYAECVDLARFDELGELFAHGVLTSTSSADPDDGMSGDDVAAFYAATNKVHGDGTLRTRHVASNVIVDVADDGQTAAARSYFAVHQGTDTLALQPIVAGRYEDDFSLVDGQWRFARRMVVVDQIGDMREHLTFDLSEGDVRYTDHVESG from the coding sequence GTGACTTCACACGAGCAAGCAGTGCGATCGATCAAGGCGCTTATGTACGTCTATGCCGAATGCGTGGACTTGGCCCGCTTCGACGAGCTTGGCGAGCTCTTCGCCCACGGAGTGCTCACCTCCACCAGCTCGGCTGATCCCGACGACGGCATGTCGGGCGATGACGTCGCCGCGTTCTACGCGGCCACCAACAAAGTCCACGGCGACGGCACACTGCGCACCCGGCATGTGGCTAGCAACGTGATCGTCGATGTTGCCGATGACGGGCAGACAGCCGCCGCCCGCTCGTACTTCGCCGTCCACCAGGGCACAGATACACTGGCCCTTCAGCCCATCGTGGCGGGCCGCTACGAAGATGACTTCTCCCTGGTCGATGGACAGTGGCGTTTCGCCCGCCGGATGGTGGTTGTCGACCAGATTGGCGACATGCGAGAGCACCTCACCTTCGACCTGTCCGAAGGAGACGTGCGCTATACCGACCATGTTGAGTCCGGATGA
- a CDS encoding STAS domain-containing protein, which yields MEFSHDRSGDTLVVTASGRVDGSNASDFLESLQGMFDPGDQRIILDLGGLEYISSAGLRVLLMAAQNLDKQNKSFSICSLTEAVGDVFRISGFDQIINVFPSVDDAKQG from the coding sequence ATGGAATTCAGCCACGACCGCTCCGGCGACACGCTGGTCGTCACCGCTTCAGGCCGGGTAGACGGATCCAATGCGTCGGATTTTCTGGAGTCCCTGCAAGGAATGTTCGATCCTGGCGACCAGCGGATCATCCTGGATCTTGGCGGCCTTGAGTACATCAGCAGCGCGGGCCTCCGTGTGCTGCTCATGGCAGCTCAGAACCTCGACAAGCAGAACAAGTCCTTCAGCATCTGCTCATTGACCGAAGCGGTAGGCGACGTGTTCCGTATCAGTGGCTTTGATCAGATCATCAACGTTTTTCCATCGGTAGACGACGCCAAACAGGGGTAA
- a CDS encoding lipid-transfer protein: protein MSLKYAYECAVAGIGATPFTKDSGRTPMDQAVEACLAACEDAGLPPEKVNGFVTYSAEQNPEIEVARNLGIEELTHFSMVHHGGGAACGVIAVACQALYSGAADYVLCYRAFNERSWHRFGAGVQDRPAGAEASEVSFSWSSPFGLVTPASWVAMFATRYMHEYGATTEDFGRVSVVDRTFAATNPYAHFFQRPITLEDHQNSRWIVEPLRLLDCCQETDGAQALLVTTAERAKDLQQKPAVIASAAQGVAEDQHMMKSYYRDSITGIPEMELCARQLYQSSGLSAGDIQTAIIYDHFTPLVLPQLEEFGFCDRGEAKDFIRDGHLERDGRLPINTNGGQLGEAYIHGLNGIAEGVRQIRGTSVNQIDNVENVLATAGTAVPTSALILSQPR from the coding sequence ATGAGCCTGAAATACGCCTACGAATGCGCCGTTGCCGGAATCGGTGCCACCCCGTTCACCAAGGACTCGGGCCGCACCCCGATGGACCAGGCGGTGGAAGCCTGCCTGGCCGCCTGCGAGGACGCCGGGCTGCCACCTGAAAAAGTCAACGGCTTCGTGACCTACTCAGCCGAGCAGAACCCCGAAATCGAGGTGGCCCGAAACCTGGGCATCGAAGAGCTGACCCACTTCTCCATGGTCCACCACGGCGGCGGAGCGGCCTGCGGGGTGATCGCAGTGGCCTGCCAGGCCCTCTACTCCGGTGCGGCCGACTATGTGCTGTGCTATCGGGCTTTCAACGAGCGCTCCTGGCACCGCTTCGGTGCCGGGGTGCAGGACCGGCCGGCCGGCGCCGAAGCGTCAGAAGTCAGCTTCTCGTGGAGCTCGCCCTTCGGGCTGGTCACCCCGGCCTCCTGGGTGGCCATGTTCGCCACCCGCTACATGCACGAGTACGGCGCCACCACCGAGGACTTCGGTCGGGTGTCGGTGGTCGACCGGACTTTCGCGGCCACCAACCCCTACGCCCACTTCTTCCAGCGGCCCATCACCCTGGAAGACCACCAGAACAGCCGTTGGATCGTGGAACCGCTGCGCCTGCTGGACTGCTGCCAGGAAACCGACGGGGCCCAGGCCTTGCTGGTGACCACCGCCGAGCGAGCCAAAGACCTCCAGCAGAAGCCAGCAGTTATCGCCTCAGCCGCCCAGGGCGTCGCCGAAGACCAGCACATGATGAAGAGCTACTACCGGGACAGCATCACCGGCATACCCGAGATGGAGTTGTGCGCTCGCCAGCTCTATCAGTCGAGCGGGCTGTCGGCTGGCGACATCCAGACCGCCATCATCTACGACCACTTCACCCCGCTGGTGCTCCCCCAGCTCGAAGAGTTCGGATTCTGCGATCGGGGCGAGGCCAAGGACTTCATCCGCGACGGCCACCTCGAGCGAGACGGGCGACTGCCCATCAACACCAACGGGGGCCAGCTCGGCGAGGCCTACATCCACGGCCTCAACGGCATTGCCGAGGGGGTACGACAGATTCGGGGCACCTCGGTGAACCAGATCGACAACGTGGAAAACGTGCTGGCTACCGCGGGAACTGCGGTACCCACCAGTGCGCTCATCCTCTCCCAGCCCCGCTGA
- a CDS encoding ATP-binding protein, whose protein sequence is MIEDLLNEMAEADDWPITLTMHANLILEELVLNTLTHGDTSGLTEIDLELESKEHALTIRLVDDGSPFNPLTDAPEPDVTLPLNERPIGGLGVYLVRTMGEDLEYRRENDRNHLKLVVRPES, encoded by the coding sequence ATGATCGAAGACCTGTTGAATGAGATGGCCGAGGCAGATGATTGGCCGATAACCCTGACCATGCATGCCAACTTGATTCTGGAAGAGTTGGTGCTCAACACCTTGACCCACGGCGACACGAGCGGTCTCACAGAAATCGACCTCGAATTGGAATCCAAGGAACACGCCCTAACGATCCGCCTCGTCGATGACGGATCGCCCTTCAACCCGCTTACCGACGCCCCCGAACCCGATGTCACCCTTCCCCTGAACGAGCGCCCCATCGGTGGGTTGGGGGTCTATCTCGTTCGAACTATGGGCGAGGATCTGGAGTATCGCCGGGAAAACGACCGCAACCACCTAAAGCTCGTCGTACGCCCCGAGTCGTGA
- the mutM gene encoding bifunctional DNA-formamidopyrimidine glycosylase/DNA-(apurinic or apyrimidinic site) lyase — protein MPELPEVETIRRQLAPRLQGRRVQDAHSHESEKFTPAKEAIGTTIQTLSRKGKYLITSLDDGRELIIHLGMTGSLTITPDTPDDPYIRAWWQLDDSEYLAYRDVRRFGRIRCVPAGQYDTIPTLAAQGPDALSPEFTPDGFYRALRNSRRRIPTQLLSQRPVAGVGNIYGTEALWMAGIHPAKRQISRSAATSLHAALVEVLRAGLANGGTTLRDYRNADGGEGSHQNALACYGRSGHPCLRCASPLQHRTYDARTLTFCPKCQAR, from the coding sequence ATGCCCGAACTGCCCGAAGTCGAAACCATCCGCCGCCAACTGGCACCCCGACTTCAAGGCCGCCGCGTCCAGGACGCCCACTCCCACGAATCAGAGAAATTTACCCCTGCCAAAGAAGCCATTGGCACCACGATCCAGACTCTCAGCCGCAAAGGCAAATACCTCATTACAAGCCTGGACGACGGTCGGGAGCTCATCATTCACTTGGGCATGACCGGCTCCCTAACCATAACCCCCGACACCCCCGACGACCCCTACATCCGGGCCTGGTGGCAACTCGACGACAGCGAATACCTGGCCTACCGGGACGTCCGCCGTTTCGGCCGAATCCGCTGCGTACCCGCCGGCCAATACGACACGATTCCCACGCTGGCCGCCCAAGGCCCCGACGCCCTGAGCCCCGAATTCACCCCAGATGGCTTCTACCGCGCCCTCCGCAACAGCCGCCGCCGAATCCCCACCCAGCTCCTCAGCCAACGCCCAGTGGCCGGTGTCGGCAACATCTACGGAACCGAGGCGTTGTGGATGGCCGGCATCCATCCGGCCAAGCGTCAGATCAGCCGATCGGCCGCCACCAGCCTCCACGCCGCGCTCGTGGAGGTGCTCAGAGCCGGGCTGGCCAACGGTGGCACCACCCTGCGGGACTACCGCAACGCCGATGGGGGTGAGGGCAGCCACCAGAACGCGCTGGCCTGCTACGGCCGCTCCGGCCATCCCTGCCTGCGCTGCGCCTCTCCACTCCAACACCGCACCTACGACGCCCGCACCCTCACTTTCTGCCCTAAATGCCAGGCGCGATAA
- a CDS encoding SpoIIE family protein phosphatase, with translation MTDTYKILVVDDEPDLEPLVLQRMRRQIRSKEYEFVFACDGVDALEKLNADPTIDMVLSDINMPKMDGLTLLQQLPDVDPNLRAVIVSAYGDMDNIRTAMNRGAFDFVTKPIDFDDLKITIARTLDHLAEWREALASRDQLVALQNELSIASQLQQSILPAIPPETDGCEVSANMEPARNVGGDFYDYFKLDNEVGLVVADVSDKGIPASMFMMSSRTALKGAAIGVREPRMVLAEVNNQLQQDNPTFMFVTLIYALFNPETGLLTYSIAGHDPPMLVSADGAVTELPLTKGIALGIAADVVYTQESVTLEPGDTVVLFTDGVTEAMNADNQQFGLGRLTEVFEGKPPENATAANETVFEYVRNFAGDAPQSDDITCLTLRRPS, from the coding sequence TTGACCGACACCTACAAGATCCTGGTCGTCGACGACGAACCGGATCTTGAACCTCTGGTCCTTCAGCGGATGCGGCGGCAAATCCGTTCCAAGGAGTACGAGTTCGTATTCGCTTGCGACGGAGTGGATGCCCTGGAAAAGCTCAACGCCGATCCGACCATCGACATGGTCCTGTCCGATATCAACATGCCCAAGATGGACGGCCTCACCCTGCTCCAGCAGCTTCCCGACGTCGACCCCAATCTCCGGGCGGTGATCGTCTCGGCCTACGGCGACATGGACAACATCCGCACCGCCATGAACCGGGGAGCGTTCGACTTCGTCACCAAGCCCATCGACTTCGACGACCTGAAGATCACCATCGCCCGCACCTTGGATCATTTGGCCGAATGGCGGGAAGCGCTGGCATCGCGCGACCAGCTCGTGGCCCTTCAAAATGAGCTGAGCATCGCCAGCCAACTCCAGCAGTCCATCCTGCCTGCTATTCCCCCGGAGACAGATGGATGCGAGGTATCGGCCAACATGGAACCGGCCCGCAACGTGGGCGGCGACTTCTACGACTACTTCAAGCTCGACAACGAGGTTGGGCTCGTTGTAGCCGATGTGTCCGACAAGGGCATCCCTGCGTCGATGTTCATGATGTCAAGCCGGACTGCGCTCAAGGGGGCCGCCATCGGCGTTCGCGAGCCGCGGATGGTGCTCGCCGAAGTAAACAACCAGCTCCAGCAAGACAACCCCACCTTCATGTTCGTCACGCTGATCTACGCCCTGTTCAATCCGGAAACCGGATTGCTCACCTACTCCATCGCCGGCCACGATCCCCCGATGCTGGTAAGCGCAGACGGCGCAGTTACCGAATTGCCGCTCACCAAGGGAATCGCGCTGGGCATCGCCGCCGATGTCGTCTACACCCAGGAGTCGGTCACATTGGAACCAGGCGACACCGTGGTGCTGTTCACCGACGGCGTGACCGAGGCCATGAACGCCGACAACCAGCAATTTGGCTTGGGACGGTTGACGGAGGTGTTCGAAGGCAAACCGCCCGAAAACGCCACCGCGGCCAACGAGACGGTCTTCGAGTACGTGCGGAACTTCGCTGGTGATGCCCCTCAGTCTGACGACATCACCTGTCTCACCCTGCGGCGCCCCTCATGA
- a CDS encoding ABC transporter substrate-binding protein — MRDSALRILRKVRFAGLATVVLAAVLSGCGSNATDPAQLQPTATPTAGPAQNGAASTGVPGVFDGRVVFGQSAAFSGPAQELGINMNLGIMAAFAEANRNGGVHGRILELVTRDDAYEPEAAITNTQALINEEQVFSLIGAVGTPTSRSATPVAAEAGIPYVAPFTGAGFLRDDHWDNIINLRASYAQETEEMVERLTTDLGVTRIAVMFQDDSFGRAGYNGALAALERRGMSLVATGVYPRNTTAVKSGLLDLRLGNPEAVILIGAYQPVAALISWARHIDFDPIFMTVSFVGSNALADELGSGGEGVYVTQVIPFPTDLSIPVVASYTAALEAYDPTAEPGFVSLEGYIAGRLAISGLEACGVILNRGCFLENILGAGQFDVDGFVLDFGAEDNRAVDNQGSDAVFLTVIDANGNYRSEASMGDASS, encoded by the coding sequence GTGAGGGATTCGGCACTGAGAATCCTGCGCAAAGTGCGGTTCGCCGGCCTGGCAACCGTTGTACTCGCCGCAGTGCTGTCAGGCTGCGGATCCAATGCCACCGATCCCGCACAGCTCCAGCCAACCGCCACCCCGACTGCTGGACCAGCCCAAAATGGCGCGGCAAGCACAGGAGTGCCGGGGGTGTTCGACGGCCGGGTGGTGTTCGGACAGTCGGCGGCGTTCAGCGGTCCCGCCCAAGAGCTGGGCATCAACATGAACCTGGGCATCATGGCGGCGTTCGCAGAGGCCAACCGAAACGGCGGCGTACACGGGCGAATATTGGAGCTCGTGACTCGAGACGACGCCTACGAACCCGAGGCAGCCATCACCAACACCCAGGCATTGATCAACGAGGAGCAGGTCTTCTCGCTCATCGGCGCGGTGGGCACGCCCACATCGCGTTCGGCCACTCCAGTGGCAGCCGAAGCGGGCATCCCCTATGTCGCTCCGTTCACTGGGGCCGGCTTCCTCAGAGACGACCATTGGGACAACATCATCAACCTCCGGGCCTCTTACGCCCAGGAGACCGAGGAAATGGTCGAGCGGCTCACCACGGACTTGGGCGTCACCCGAATCGCGGTCATGTTCCAAGACGACTCCTTCGGACGGGCCGGTTACAACGGAGCGCTGGCCGCGCTAGAACGCCGGGGGATGAGCCTGGTGGCCACCGGTGTGTATCCCCGCAACACCACTGCGGTGAAGTCGGGGCTGCTCGACCTGAGGCTGGGCAACCCCGAAGCCGTGATCCTGATCGGCGCCTATCAGCCGGTCGCCGCCCTCATCTCCTGGGCCCGCCACATCGACTTCGATCCCATCTTCATGACGGTTTCCTTTGTGGGAAGCAACGCGCTGGCCGATGAGTTGGGATCGGGCGGCGAGGGCGTGTACGTCACCCAGGTGATTCCCTTTCCCACCGACCTGTCGATTCCCGTAGTGGCCTCCTATACCGCGGCCTTGGAGGCATACGACCCAACGGCTGAACCGGGGTTCGTGTCCTTGGAGGGCTACATCGCCGGCCGTTTGGCCATCTCCGGTTTGGAGGCATGCGGTGTCATTCTCAACCGCGGCTGCTTCTTGGAAAACATCTTGGGTGCCGGCCAGTTCGACGTCGACGGGTTCGTCCTGGACTTCGGTGCTGAAGACAACCGTGCCGTGGACAATCAAGGCTCTGACGCCGTCTTTTTGACCGTGATCGATGCCAACGGCAATTACCGGTCGGAGGCCTCGATGGGAGACGCCAGCTCGTGA